Proteins encoded in a region of the Gigantopelta aegis isolate Gae_Host chromosome 13, Gae_host_genome, whole genome shotgun sequence genome:
- the LOC121387879 gene encoding innexin-10-like codes for MKGDWTDRLNDFWSVLLISACAVVSFVVRMLPSMSARCFCPDQFEDSQVSYAQATQQNSETYYLPNSDQTFGIPSKQNASYHHWIPIILFLQALAFKIPQSLISLVASFVPSARIFDTYLIPHNPNRPNTANDELTNRTARLLAEFLSSNNILTTCMEICKKILFCTNLIAQLVFLQTFFNSGRHIVPENVGNKMVVPTLPRGSILHDFAIQHLQNVQRYTVQCFMPANEVYDKIFVFLWYWVLLVAILSFINTALWVFHIFIPAMSRNKVKMYLKSVVIAAPERDLGDFVSSFLGWDGSHLLHLLSVNGFELQAAGLTHQLWIIYQEKLKQSTGATLGQLDTKNSGAALDFSAESPLVPVCPENTPVISTEKPSAANVSSREMYSSDGIAE; via the coding sequence ATGAAAGGAGACTGGACTGATAGATTAAACGACTTCTGGTCTGTACTCCTCATCAGCGCATGCGCAGTCGTTTCCTTTGTGGTCCGCATGCTCCCGTCGATGTCAGCCCGGTGTTTTTGTCCGGACCAGTTTGAAGATTCACAAGTTTCATATGCACAGGCTACGCAACAAAATTCTGAGACGTACTACCTTCCAAACTCAGATCAGACATTTGGGATCCCCAGTAAACAGAATGCGTCATACCATCACTGGATTCCGATCATCCTCTTCCTGCAGGCCTTGGCTTTCAAGATCCCACAGTCGCTGATCTCATTAGTGGCATCTTTCGTACCTTCAGCACGTATATTCGACACATACCTAATTCCGCATAACCCAAATCGACCAAACACCGCAAATGATGAACTTACCAACAGAACGGCAAGACTCTTGGCAGAATTCTTATCCAGTAACAATATCTTGACCACGTGTATGGAAATTTGCAAAAAGATTCTATTCTGTACTAATCTGATCGCGCAGCTAGTCTTCCTTCAAACGTTCTTTAATTCTGGCCGCCACATCGTCCCAGAAAATGTAGGAAACAAGATGGTTGTTCCTACTCTTCCGAGAGGATCGATTTTACACGATTTTGCTATTCAACATCTTCAGAATGTCCAAAGATACACAGTGCAATGTTTCATGCCGGCCAACGAAGTATACGACAAGATATTTGTGTTTCTATGGTACTGGGTCCTCCTGGTGGCTATCTTGTCCTTTATCAACACGGCATTGTGGGTATTCCACATCTTCATACCAGCAATGTCCCGAAACAAGGTCAAGATGTACCTAAAGAGTGTGGTTATAGCTGCACCTGAACGTGACTTGGGCGACTTTGTTAGCAGCTTCCTTGGATGGGACGGCTCACATCTCCTTCATCTACTGTCTGTCAACGGATTCGAGTTGCAGGCTGCTGGACTAACTCACCAACTCTGGATCATATACCAGGAAAAACTGAAGCAGTCTACTGGTGCTACTTTAGGACAGTTGGACACCAAGAACAGTGGAGCAGCTCTGGACTTCTCCGCAGAATCGCCGCTAGTGCCAGTGTGTCCCGAAAACACGCCTGTAATCTCCACAGAGAAACCTTCTGCTGCCAATGTCAGTTCCAGGGAGATGTATTCGTCTGATGGAATAGCTGA